TCATGATCATGGTGATAAGGCAATGCTAACAATCCATTTTACCATTTACACTCACTTTGTGTTGAATCAAATGTGGCTCGCTTACCATCATTAGTGACAAATCTCATTACAAGAATTCATTAAGCAAACCACAGAATCTAACAACTTTCAGCATACATATATCGTAAGCAATAGAACCTGCATGCAGGCCATTGAGACAAATCTAATTAAGCGAGCTCAGGATTGCTCCAATTCTGCGTCCACGCAAGAGATGAACGTAGGGCCTGAGCTTATTCGCCAAATCCCAAAACAAATCGATCCGATTCCTCTCCTCCATCACTCTCAGTGCCTTCACCGCCACGTAATTCCCGTAATCACTCCTCGCCAGCCTCACCAAACTCTCTTCATCACACCACACCAACTCTCTCACCACCATAACCGCCTCCTCCTCTGTATCCAAAAGCTTCTGCACGACAAAGCTTCCAAACTTCGTAAACGAGAGGCCAAAGCAACGCCCCCTGAGGCTAACTGCAACGTTATGCGTGCAACGTAAGTCATTCAGTCGAAGCACGTGTTGGACCACGTAGTTCCCATGAGCATTGTAGCTTAAGTAGAGAGCGTTCTGCGCGACTATGTCCAAGAGCCGGCCTCTGTAGAAAGGATTGCCCAAGCTGTCTATGATTTCTTTCAGCACGGCGAAGCCGCTTGGGTCACACGCCAGGGGAATCGCGTGGCGGAGAACGTGCTCGTACATAGTTTTTTTCTTCTCCTGGCTGAAAACATGCATCCCTTGCGTCCCGACTCTGGACGCCTCATAGTCGGTCATGAAGCGGAAGAAGCGGCGCGTTATAGCGTTAAAGAAGTAGGTGTCCAGGTCGTCTGTTAATCCGAGTAGCTCCTGTATGCGTTTGGAGCCGTTCTTGGTTCTTGCCATCTCCAAGAAACGATCGAGATCTGACGTCAGCAACAAGGCCATCCTCGGAAGATCGCTTCTTGAGACCACCTCTCCAAACTGAGCCGCACCGTCTTCTTCGTTGCTAGTCATTAAGTTGAACAACGACTGCATAAACGTCTCCCTTTCTTGATGAGTTAAGGCGGTGTAGTAGCGCAATGAGTTGACTAAAGATTGATTCTCTTCAGTAAGATTGACTGTATTTGGTGCGGTGGATCTTGCAGGAGGGATATTGGCGGTGGGGATTTCACGTGGAGGAGGAGGAAGAACCACCGGAGACTCTTGTTCGATGGATGATCCTGCGGCGGTAGAACGGAGATCGCCGCCGTTTGCCATTATATACGTTAACTCTTTGCTCTTTGTCTTGGAAGGATGAAGGGTTTTGGTAGTGTGATTGGAGAGAATGAGAAAGTGTTGAGATATGTGGAGTGATGAATGATGATGCCTATTTATATGAACGTATATACATATACATGGCGACGTTGCTGGAGTATTCTTTTCCGTTTCATAGAGTCTTTTTTTTATCATTATGGCTTCGTTTTTTAATGTAAGGTTATATTGTTTTTTTTTTTTTGACCTGGTTTTTCATATTAAAAACAAAAGGAAATAAAATGTTACAAACCCAAATGGCTTTAGTTTGTTTTAAGAGCCCAGCCCAGCCCAGAGACAGAATCTCATATCAATAAACCTAACTTAACCCAAGCCCACATATAGAAGAAGAGAGCTTTGATAATAATGAAACGTCGGGGAGAAAACGCGACGATGATTCAGAGAGTAATGGGAGAGGGACAGAATCGGTGATGGAAGATACTCAACTCAGCCATTGCTGCATCATTGTAGATGATGCCCTAGGGTTTTGCTCTCGGAATGATAGAATACGATCACAGATCTGCCTGTCGAGGAACCGAGACATTGATTCTGGTGATCGGAAGATGTTTCGATGTAGTCGACCATTGACCAGTAAATACATCCTTGCCAACAGAGTAGTGTTAATATTCCCTTAGGCGATCTGCTGCTCATTGCATGAAGTTGTTCAAGGGTTCTGCTCAAGTTACGCTCTGGCGTTATCCCACAACGTAACGCCATCACACTCCAGATGTTCCAAGTGTAGGGACATTCGAAGAAGAGGTTTGGAGGCCCCAACCGATTATTCTGTCCCTGGTTGGGCAGCGGTTGAGCACAAAGAGCCAAGTGAGGAAACTATGTCTAGGAATTCCTCCCTTGTTCCAGACAATGTTACACCAAGTTACCGCTGGGCCTTGGACACGCAGGTTAGCGTAAACCATTCCAATCGAGTAGTTCTGATGAACCCTCCCTTCAATTTCCCATTCGTAAAAGTCGTCCTCATTTGTAAGATGGATTGTAGTGAGCAGAGCTTGAACCTCAACCTGTCTATCCGATCGAGCAGGAGGGAGAAGCCAAGTACCGTTGGAGTGAAGCGATCGATGCAAGAGTTGCCATGTCTTGAATCCCTAGTGATGAGTTGGTTCTTAATTGCCATAAGGAGACCAATTGTCCGTCCAAATACGACAGGTTAGTCCATTTGCTACTCTGAGTTTGATCCAATTGTAGACAAGGGGACTGAGCTTGAGCAATTTGTTAACTTGCCAGGAGAAGCGCCTGTGGGGAGATACTGTCCATAAGTTACTCAGATCACCTTGTAGAACTTCTTCTCGAAACCAAATGAGCTTGAGACAGCAGGCTTTGTTCCAAAGAGAGAGGTCATTTATCCCTAAGCCTCCTTCAATTTTTGGTCTGGTAATATGTTCCCAAGAGACTCGTGCGGAGTGATGGCTCTCAATGCTTCCTTGCCAGAGAAACACGCCACACAAAGAGTTGATACGCTTGACACACGCCTTGGGTAGGATAAACGTTGAGCACCAGAAGGTAGTTATTCCAGCAATAACCGTTTTTATTAGAAGCAACCGACCTGCAAAGGACAGAGACTTGACACTCCATGATGAGAATTTTGTTTTGATCTGTTGCAGGAGGCCTTCACTATTAAGGAGAGTAAGCTTCTGGGTACATAATGGCACTCCCAGTTACCGCACAGGCCGGGACCCCAGAGGCATACCCGTGGAGAATTGCACCAGGTCGGTCTCTGCTACTGTTAGACCCGAGGCAAAGAATGATGTTTTGTGGACACTCACAGCTAGACCAGAACGTTGTTCGAAATCCCTGAGGACCTGCAGAACAGCTTGAACCGAGTCCAAAGTTCCATCAATGAATATCAGTAAGTCATCAGCAAAACATAAGTGGGTCATTTTAGTAGATGCACAGTTTAGATGGTAATTGAATTTCATCTGTTGTGCAGCTTGTTTTAGCATGAAAGACAGATTATTCAGGGCAATTACGAAGAGATAAGGGGAGAGAGGATCCCCTTGACGCAAGCCTCTAGTCCCTTTGAAGTACCCATTGACCTCGCCATTGTAGCCTACTGTGAAACTCGTAGTACAGATGCAGGCACGGATCCAGGAGATGAAGAGCGGCGGGAGGTTTAATCCCTCGAGACAAGAGAGAAGGAAAGCCCAAGACAAGGTATCGAAAGCCTTCGCTATATCAACCTTGATTGTTATTCTTTTTGTACCATTTGTCTTGTGATATCCACTTATTAGCTCTCCCGCAAGTGAAGTATTCTCAACTAATAGCCTTCCTTTTACAAACGCAGTTTGGTTGGGGGCTATTAACGACGACAAGATAGGCTTTAGTCTCTTCACCAGTAGCCTAGACACGACCTTATAGATAGTGTTTAGGCAGGAGATGGGCCGGTAATCTGTTATCTTCGACGCTCCTGGATGCTTCGGGACGAGGGAGAGTATAGTGGAGTTTGTGGCTAAAGGCATGAAGGAGGTGAGGAAAAATTGGCGAACGGAGTTGACAACTTCAGAGCCCAAGATAACCCAAGAAGATTTATAAAAACCCGAGGTTAGACCATCTGGACCCGGAGCTTTGTTTGCATTGAGCTTGTGCACGACTGATGAAATTTCCTCTGATGTAGGTATTGAAGTCATGAGAAGGCTCTCAGTAGGGGAGCATGAGTAGGGGACCAGAGAGTTGAACCAAGCTGGTGGAGAGTTAATTCCCATCATAGGAGTAGGGCAAGGCCCAAGGATGCTGGTAAAGTGTTGAATCGCATGCGAAGACATGTCGAGTGGATCTGATAAGATGACGCCAGAGGAGAGGAGGAAGGATGTGATGGTGTTGTAGTTGAGCCGTGTTTGTACGATCCGGAAGAAGTAAGTGGTATTGAGATCACCTTCTTTGAGCCAATTGATTCTGGAGCGTTGTTTAAAGTAACTCTCTTCAATCATTCTCAGGAAATGCCAGCGTTGAGACACTTCTTTTTCCAGTTCAAAAAGCTCAGAACTTGGGGATTGCATTGCTTGCACCTGCACAACTTGAAGCAAACGGTTAGCCTCACTAACTCTCAACTGAATTTGGGAAAAATTATCTTTATTTAGTGATTTTAAAGTGCTTTTTATCTGTTTCTGCTTCCAGCATAAGGCTGAGAGATTCCAGGCAGTGCTTCCGGCTTGTGTCCACGCTTCTAATACCACTTGGTGAAAACTGGGGTGTTTGGCTAGGTAGTTATAGAATTTAAAGGGTCTGGTTCCATGGGAAGGAGTTTTATAGGCTAGGTCAACAAGACAGGGACAGTGATCAGATGTAAGGGAGGGGAGGAAAGAAGCGGTGCAGTTAGGGAAGAGGTTGAGGATTTGGCTATTGATGAGAAGGCGGTCGAGTTTTTTGGTGATAGGGGAATCAGGTTGTTTGTTTGACCAGGTGAAGTGAGAGCCATGATATCGTAGGTCATACAAGCTCATGTGGTGGAAGCAGTCTCTTAATTCTACCATGCTGGCAGTTAAGTGATCAACTTCAGTACTTGAGTGCTCAGAAGGATGGATAATTTGATTGAAGTCACCTCCCAACATCCAAGGGACTGTAAGGTTATATTGTTACTACTTTGAAAAGTTCGCTCATCTCCCTCCACCTTTATAATTCCCGTTAGGAGACATGCATGCACCACTACTGAGTTTTTGTTAATTAACTCGTCTGCTAGATTGATTATTATAAAAAATAAAGGTTTAATAAAAAAAATTGAAAATAAATTGGATTATGATAATTCATCACTCCACATGTCTAAATTGTATATTGGTTTTATAGGTTTAAGTTGTAGTTAAAATACAAATATGTCAGCACTAATTAAAATATCTCTCTTATTAATAGCTTAGGTACCCTATTTACGAAATCTCAAATATAACTTAACATATTTGAAACTAATAAAAACAATCAAACACAATCATATCTAATTATTTACTAAATTAATAAAGTAAATTATAATAACAAGGAGAAGATTAGTGATTAGTGAATATTAATGATTTGTTTGAAACTAGTAAGGAGGTTATGACTACATAGTAACTTTAAGAGATCTGGCAGGCTAACCGTTACTATATTTTTTTTCAAATCACTCATACATTTTCCTCTTTTATAAAAAAATTAAGTCTTTCTAAAGATTTAATTGCTTCCAAAGTAGCAAGTTTCAAATTCGGCTACTTCGAATTATACTTAGAAATTGTTTTAGTTTCTTCAAATCCAATTTATTCCTCGGGTAATGAGTGATAAAATCATCTAGCGAATTTCTTTTCGTTTTCTTTATTATTGGTAGAAATTCTCTTATTATTTATAAATTCATTTTTGGAAATAAATTTTTCAACATGGACTGTAAATAACTTTAATTAAAGTGTTGTAACGAAAATGTTGTAGAACATGATAAATGTATTAAAAAATCCATCAGTGTAAGCATGTGAAGGCTCATATGAATCTCATTCACCATATTAACTACAATTAAGATTTGTTAATTAAAAAAATAATAGTAATTTATATATTAGTTCAAATTTTTAAAATTGTCAAGATAATTTAAATTTGTCAAACCTGCAGGTTTTACTTATATATGTTGTCCAGTGTTTTCCTCAATATGTTTGAAATGAATTAATTCCTCTTTTTTTTTGTTCTTCCAATACATTTGTGAATGACCGAGTCCACCAACAAGCTTTTTGGTTCTTCCTCATGATCATGGTCATAAGGCAATGCTAATAATCCATTTGCACTCACTTTGTGTTATATTGAATCGAATGAAGATGGTTTACAATCACTAGTGACAAATCTCATTACAAGAGTTTATTAAGCAAACCATAGAATCTAACAACTTTCAGCATATATCGTAGCAATAGAACCTGCAGACACTGTGACCAAGCTAACAAAGCGAGTCCAGGAATGTTCCAATTCTGTGTCCACGCAAGAGCTGAATAAAGGGCATGAGCTTATTCACCAAACGCCAAAACAAATCCCCATTCCTCTCCTGCATCACTCTCAGTGCCTTCCACACCACGAAACTCCCGAACTCACTCCTTGCCAGCTGCACCAAGCTCTCTCCATAACACCACAAAAACTCTCCCACCACAACTTCTCCCGCCTCCTCAGTATCCAATAGCTTCCCCACGAAGTAGCTTCCCAACTTCGTAAACGAGAGGCCAAAGCAATGGCCACTGAGGCTAACTGAAACGTTTTGCGTGCAACGCAAGTCATTGAGTCGAAGCGCGTGTTGGACCACGTAGTTCCCATGAGGATCGTAGCTTAAGCGGAAAGCGTTTAGCGCGACTATGTACAAGAGCTGGTCTCTGTAGAAAAAGTGGCCTAAGGCGCACCAGTCGTTTATGATTTGTTTCAGCACCGTGTAGCCGCCTCGGTCACACGCCAGGTTAACCGCGTGGTGGAGAACATAGTCGTACATTGCTGCTTTCTTCGCCTGGCTGAAAACTCGCATCCCTTGCATCGCAACGCGGGAAGCGTGCAAGTCGGCCATGATGTGTAAGAAGCGGCGCGAGATAGCGTTAACGAAGAAGGTGTCCACCTCATCTGTTTTTCCGAGTAGCTCCTTGTTAGACTATCGAGAATATTCCTATTCTTGTTGAGAATATATTCTTAAAATCGTAGACATGATCCTACTTACTTTGTAACAGTATTGTGTATATAATCTGATGTAAATCTGTATATGAATTCAAGGGGAAATATTTCCACTTTCATGGTATCAGAGGGTTCATCGATCCTGAACCATTTCTTCCCTATTTTCTTCTAAAATCTCTATTCTTCACCTCTCTCTCTCGTTCTTTCTCTCATGGCTGCCCCTGCTGCTCCCGCGAATCATCTTGAACGCATCTACGGTGTCAATAACATCAAAAATCACATCCCAGTCATCCTTGACAACAAAGAACTCAACAATGACGCATGGAGAGAGCTTTTTCTCACACATTGCCAAAGTTTTGATGTCGATGGACACCTTAACGGTACTCTTCTCCCAACCAATGACAACGATCAACAATGGACCAAACGTGACGGGTTGGTCAAACTATGGATCTATGGAACACTCTCCAAAGATCTCTTCCGCATAGTCTTCAAGACCGGAGGAACTGCTAGAGAAATATGGACTCGCATCGAGAACTATTTCAGGGACAACAAGGAGGCTCGTGCCATACGACTTGATCATGAGTTGCGCACCAAAACAATTGGCGATCAAACAATTCAAGATTACTGCCAGGACCTAAAGTCTATCTCCGATCTACTTGCCAATGTTGATGCTCCAGTTTCTGAGAGGACTCTGGTAACTTACATGGTCAATGGGCTTAGTGACAAATTTGCCAACATAATCAACGTCATCATGCATCGCCAACCGTTCCCTACCTATGATCAAGCTCGTTCAATGCTAGTTCTAGAGGAAGAGCGTCTCAACAAAGGAAACAAGTCTCCACTGGTCAAGGTTCTCAATGTCACGGATTCTTCTCAATCATCGCGCCCCGTTCAACCACAACAGCAGCAACGGTTCTTCAATAACAGAGGTTCCAACCGCAAAAACAGAGGCCGTGGTCGCAACAACCAACAACGCCCTATGTACAATCAATGGGGACACAGTCAAGCTCCTCAGTGGTCTTCTCCGGCACAATACTCCACTCCTGGCATCCTTGGACCGCGCCCAAACTCCACTCCACAAGCGCTTCACCTCCAAACGCAAGCTCAACTCCCTGGTGCTGCTAACCTCGTCCCAACTACGGACTTTGCGTCTGCGTTTAACACAATGACGCTAATGGAGCCGTCTGATCATCAGTGGTACATGGACTCCGGCGCTACCGCTCACCTGACGAACAACTCAGGTAATCTAAGAACCACTTTTAACACTGGCACCAATCACACTGTCACGGTCGCCAATGAGGGAAGTATTCCAATAACTAAAACGGGTTGTCTTTCTTTTCATACTCCTTATAAACCTCTCAAGCTTAATTCTGTCTTGGTTACTCCTTCCATTATTAAAAATCTCGTCTCTGTTCGTAAGTTTACCAAAGATAATTCCTGTTCTATTGAGTTTGATCCGTTTGGCTTTTCTGTGAAGGACCTTCGAACTCAACGGACGATTCTCCGCAGTAACAGTACAGGGGATCTCTATCCTGTCTTTTCATCCAAAAATAAGCTCACTCCTGGGCACTCAGCTTTTCTTTCAACTTCCGCAAACACTTGGCATCGTCGCTTAGCTCACTCGAGCAACCAAACACTTTCTTCTTTGATTTCTTCCAACAATTTGCTTTGTAATAAACATGATCTTTCGTCTGTTTGCGACGCTTGTCAAATTGGAAAACAAATAAAGTTACCTTTTTCAAATTCGGATACAACTGTCACTGCTCCCTTCGAGATCATCCACTCTGACGTATGGACATCTCCAGTTCTTAGTCTTAGTG
The DNA window shown above is from Brassica oleracea var. oleracea cultivar TO1000 chromosome C3, BOL, whole genome shotgun sequence and carries:
- the LOC106333730 gene encoding putative pumilio homolog 19, encoding MANGGDLRSTAAGSSIEQESPVVLPPPPREIPTANIPPARSTAPNTVNLTEENQSLVNSLRYYTALTHQERETFMQSLFNLMTSNEEDGAAQFGEVVSRSDLPRMALLLTSDLDRFLEMARTKNGSKRIQELLGLTDDLDTYFFNAITRRFFRFMTDYEASRVGTQGMHVFSQEKKKTMYEHVLRHAIPLACDPSGFAVLKEIIDSLGNPFYRGRLLDIVAQNALYLSYNAHGNYVVQHVLRLNDLRCTHNVAVSLRGRCFGLSFTKFGSFVVQKLLDTEEEAVMVVRELVWCDEESLVRLARSDYGNYVAVKALRVMEERNRIDLFWDLANKLRPYVHLLRGRRIGAILSSLN
- the LOC106329736 gene encoding putative pumilio homolog 19 encodes the protein MADLHASRVAMQGMRVFSQAKKAAMYDYVLHHAVNLACDRGGYTVLKQIINDWCALGHFFYRDQLLYIVALNAFRLSYDPHGNYVVQHALRLNDLRCTQNVSVSLSGHCFGLSFTKLGSYFVGKLLDTEEAGEVVVGEFLWCYGESLVQLARSEFGSFVVWKALRVMQERNGDLFWRLVNKLMPFIQLLRGHRIGTFLDSLC